From the Actinomycetes bacterium genome, one window contains:
- the hisA gene encoding 1-(5-phosphoribosyl)-5-[(5-phosphoribosylamino)methylideneamino]imidazole-4-carboxamide isomerase: MDLYPAIDLLGGRCVRLYQGDYDRSTTYGDDPVAQARAFEAEGAPWIHVVDLDAARSGEPTNREAIGAIASAVDVPVQTGGGVRDRAAAEALFDLGVSRVVVGTAALENPQFVADLAAHRSVAVGLDARGRDVAVRGWVRGSGRDLLDVAASFADAGVDALVVTEIGRDGTLEGPDVNGLGEVLASSEIPVIASGGVGRLEDLEALGALSADGRTLAGAIVGRALYEGSFGVAQAVAACAAGSAS; encoded by the coding sequence ATGGACCTGTACCCCGCGATCGACCTGCTTGGCGGCCGCTGCGTCCGGCTCTACCAGGGCGACTACGACCGGTCGACCACCTACGGCGATGATCCTGTGGCCCAGGCGCGCGCCTTCGAGGCCGAGGGCGCTCCCTGGATCCACGTCGTCGATCTTGATGCCGCGCGCAGTGGCGAGCCCACCAACCGGGAGGCGATCGGCGCGATCGCGTCCGCGGTCGACGTGCCGGTGCAGACGGGCGGAGGTGTGCGCGACCGTGCTGCTGCCGAGGCGCTGTTCGACCTGGGCGTGTCGCGGGTGGTCGTGGGCACCGCGGCACTCGAGAATCCGCAGTTCGTGGCCGACCTCGCAGCGCATCGGTCCGTCGCCGTGGGCCTCGATGCACGCGGCCGTGATGTGGCGGTACGCGGCTGGGTGAGAGGGTCGGGACGCGACCTGCTCGATGTGGCGGCCTCGTTCGCCGATGCGGGCGTCGACGCGCTCGTGGTGACCGAGATCGGCCGCGACGGGACGCTCGAGGGCCCCGACGTCAACGGCCTTGGCGAAGTGCTGGCATCAAGTGAGATCCCCGTCATCGCGTCCGGTGGCGTGGGGCGCCTCGAGGACCTGGAAGCCCTCGGCGCGTTGTCCGCGGATGGGCGCACGCTGGCAGGTGCCATCGTGGGGCGGGCTCTCTACGAGGGATCGTTCGGAGTGGCACAGGCCGTGGCGGCATGCGCAGCAGGGAGTGCGTCGTGA
- the hisB gene encoding imidazoleglycerol-phosphate dehydratase HisB produces the protein MSDTPRSATGNRRTAETDISVSVTVDGEGRTDCNTGLPFFDHMLDQLGRHSGMDLTVAADGDLAVDAHHTVEDSGILVGTVLADALGDKRGVRRFASIRVPLDEAVVEAVLDLSGRPFVHYEVEPPGQKILGDPPFDPQLMEEFWRAFAGSAGLTLHIELVRGQNTHHIIEASVKAVARALRDAVRVEGAAVPSTKGVL, from the coding sequence GTGAGTGACACCCCCCGAAGCGCCACTGGCAACCGCCGCACGGCCGAGACCGACATATCGGTATCGGTGACGGTCGACGGCGAGGGCCGCACCGACTGCAACACGGGCCTGCCGTTCTTCGACCACATGCTCGACCAGCTCGGGCGCCACAGCGGCATGGACCTGACCGTCGCCGCCGACGGCGACCTGGCGGTCGACGCGCACCACACCGTGGAGGACTCCGGCATCCTGGTCGGCACCGTCCTCGCCGACGCGCTCGGCGACAAGCGCGGAGTGAGGCGCTTCGCCTCGATTCGGGTGCCGCTCGACGAGGCGGTGGTCGAGGCCGTTCTCGATCTCTCGGGTCGTCCCTTCGTGCACTACGAGGTCGAGCCACCCGGCCAGAAGATCCTTGGTGACCCTCCCTTCGACCCGCAGCTGATGGAGGAGTTCTGGCGGGCATTCGCCGGCTCGGCCGGTCTCACGCTGCACATCGAACTGGTGCGGGGCCAGAACACGCACCACATCATCGAGGCATCGGTCAAGGCCGTTGCCCGTGCACTGCGCGACGCGGTGCGGGTGGAGGGCGCAGCAGTGCCCTCCACCAAGGGCGTGCTGTGA
- a CDS encoding LLM class F420-dependent oxidoreductase: MHQGRPGRRRFPLQGPPRRTFSAPVRSWGNGRAEQQRPRRFGDRRFEVEDNVDLRVFTEPQQGAAYADLLGVATTAERLGFSAFFRSDHYLKMGDISGLPGPSDAWTTLGGLARDTETIRLGTMVTSATFRLPGPLAISVAGVDDMSGGRVELGIGAGWYDDEHHNYGIPFPATGERFDRLTEQLEIITGLWEAAVGSTFSYHGSHYRVTDSPALPKPVQQPRPPIIIGGFGPKRTPALAAQFADEYNVPFADAATTAQLGHNVDAACEAIGREPGDVLRSACQVVCVSDDKAVLQRRADAIGRGLDDDLRANGVAGSLEEARERVGEFESLGIERLYLQVLDLSDLEHLEEFASLMEP, translated from the coding sequence ATGCATCAGGGTCGCCCTGGGCGTCGGCGGTTTCCGCTGCAAGGTCCACCCCGTCGGACGTTCTCAGCTCCAGTACGGTCATGGGGCAACGGTAGGGCAGAGCAGCAGCGCCCCCGCCGCTTTGGCGACCGGCGCTTCGAGGTGGAGGACAACGTGGACCTGCGAGTATTCACCGAGCCCCAGCAGGGCGCCGCCTACGCCGACCTCCTGGGGGTCGCCACCACCGCGGAGCGGTTGGGGTTCAGCGCGTTCTTCCGCTCCGACCACTACCTGAAGATGGGCGACATCAGCGGCCTGCCGGGCCCGAGCGACGCATGGACCACGCTCGGCGGCCTGGCGCGTGACACCGAGACCATCCGCCTCGGCACCATGGTCACGTCCGCGACGTTCCGCCTGCCGGGCCCGCTCGCGATATCGGTGGCCGGTGTCGACGACATGTCGGGCGGCCGCGTCGAGTTGGGCATCGGCGCCGGCTGGTACGACGACGAGCACCACAACTACGGCATTCCGTTCCCGGCGACGGGGGAGCGCTTCGACCGCCTCACCGAGCAGCTCGAGATCATCACCGGGCTCTGGGAGGCAGCGGTGGGCTCCACGTTCAGCTACCACGGCAGCCACTACCGCGTCACCGACAGCCCTGCGCTCCCCAAGCCCGTCCAGCAGCCGCGCCCGCCGATCATCATCGGCGGGTTCGGTCCGAAGCGCACTCCAGCGCTGGCCGCGCAGTTCGCCGATGAGTACAACGTGCCATTCGCCGACGCGGCGACCACCGCCCAACTCGGACACAACGTCGATGCCGCATGTGAGGCGATCGGGCGTGAACCCGGCGATGTGCTGCGTTCCGCCTGCCAGGTCGTGTGTGTGTCCGATGACAAGGCGGTGCTCCAGAGGCGTGCCGATGCGATAGGGCGGGGGCTCGATGATGACCTGCGCGCCAACGGGGTGGCCGGGTCGCTCGAGGAAGCACGCGAGCGGGTTGGCGAGTTCGAGTCCCTGGGGATCGAACGGCTGTACCTGCAGGTGCTGGACCTGTCGGACCTCGAACACCTCGAGGAGTTCGCATCCCTCATGGAGCCCTGA
- the hisH gene encoding imidazole glycerol phosphate synthase subunit HisH: MSDPAGGPQGSPRPALAVLDYGIGNLRSAEKALQHAGADAFLTSDPDAVAQADAVVLPGVGAFGRCREALAETRLDKVALDAVASGRPFLGICVGMQLLYDGSEEAPGARGLGVLPGTVIRLPDGVKHPQMQWNRLRVRSDSALLRGLGADPWMYFVHSFAPEVTVDVVATCDYGGEVTAMAQRHNVMATQFHPEKSSAAGLALLANFVSLAAGSEA; encoded by the coding sequence GTGAGTGACCCTGCAGGTGGGCCACAGGGATCCCCGCGCCCCGCATTGGCGGTACTCGACTACGGGATCGGCAACCTGCGTTCCGCCGAGAAGGCGCTCCAGCATGCAGGCGCCGATGCATTCCTCACCTCGGATCCCGACGCCGTGGCGCAGGCCGATGCAGTAGTGCTGCCCGGCGTGGGTGCCTTCGGACGATGCCGCGAAGCCCTCGCCGAGACCCGGCTCGACAAGGTCGCCCTCGATGCCGTCGCCTCCGGCAGGCCGTTCCTCGGCATCTGTGTCGGCATGCAGCTCCTCTACGACGGATCCGAAGAGGCGCCGGGCGCGCGCGGCCTCGGCGTGCTGCCCGGCACCGTCATCCGGCTGCCAGACGGGGTGAAGCATCCCCAGATGCAATGGAACCGGCTGCGGGTCCGCAGCGATTCCGCGCTGCTGCGCGGCCTGGGAGCAGATCCGTGGATGTACTTCGTGCACTCGTTCGCCCCCGAGGTCACAGTCGACGTGGTCGCCACATGTGACTACGGGGGCGAGGTCACCGCGATGGCACAGCGCCACAACGTGATGGCCACCCAGTTCCACCCCGAGAAGTCCTCGGCCGCGGGACTCGCGCTGCTCGCCAACTTCGTCTCGCTCGCGGCCGGCTCGGAGGCCTGA
- the hisF gene encoding imidazole glycerol phosphate synthase subunit HisF, producing MNVARVIPCLDVDAGRVVKGVNFVGLRDAGDPVELAARYDEQGADELVFLDITASSDDRDTTLEMVRHTAEEVFIPFTVGGGIRTIEDARRMLRAGADKVGVNTAAVNRPEVVGEIASEFGAQCVVVAIDARRRQTEGPEAHDGPPFEVYTHGGRNPTGIDALQWAERVAGLGAGEILLTSMDRDGTRIGFDNELNAEVSAAAPVPLIASGGVGNLQHLVEGVVDGAADAVLAASIFHFGEHTVGEAKRAMADAGIRVRI from the coding sequence GTGAACGTGGCGCGCGTCATCCCTTGCCTCGACGTCGACGCAGGCCGGGTGGTCAAGGGTGTCAACTTCGTGGGCCTGCGCGACGCAGGTGACCCCGTGGAGTTGGCGGCCCGTTACGACGAACAGGGGGCCGACGAGCTGGTGTTCCTGGACATCACGGCGTCCTCCGATGACCGCGACACCACCCTTGAGATGGTGCGGCACACCGCCGAGGAGGTCTTCATCCCCTTCACCGTCGGCGGTGGAATTCGCACCATCGAGGACGCCCGGCGGATGTTGCGCGCAGGTGCGGACAAGGTGGGCGTCAACACCGCGGCGGTCAATCGGCCCGAGGTGGTCGGCGAGATCGCATCGGAGTTCGGTGCCCAGTGCGTCGTTGTCGCGATCGATGCCCGGCGGCGGCAAACCGAGGGGCCCGAAGCCCACGACGGCCCTCCGTTCGAGGTGTACACCCATGGCGGGCGCAACCCGACGGGCATCGATGCCCTGCAATGGGCCGAGCGCGTGGCCGGCCTCGGTGCCGGCGAGATCCTGCTCACCTCGATGGACCGCGACGGCACCCGTATCGGCTTCGACAACGAACTCAACGCCGAGGTGTCCGCGGCAGCGCCGGTGCCGCTCATCGCTTCCGGCGGCGTGGGCAACCTCCAGCACCTGGTGGAAGGGGTTGTCGACGGAGCGGCCGACGCCGTGCTTGCAGCCTCGATCTTCCACTTCGGTGAGCACACGGTAGGCGAGGCAAAGCGGGCGATGGCCGACGCCGGCATCAGGGTTCGCATCTGA
- the hisC gene encoding histidinol-phosphate transaminase: MARPQVREDVALMAGYHSPQLDVAVRLNTNEAPEAPPAGFTAELATALGDLDWNRYPDRAALDLRADIARLESAAAGGNLDAARVFAANGSNEVLQSICLAYGGAGRTAVTFEPTYALHSHIARVCGTDVVSGERSNDFTLDMAEVERVVTTESPSITFLCSPNNPTGGVDAPEEIAAVLEMVESVDGLLVVDEAYGQFAPHSALSMVAEGRSLAVTRTFSKTWSAAALRLGYLVGPTWLIEELEKVVLPYHLDAAKQVAGRLALQFGDEMAARVAHLVEERGRVAEALDAMAVTQWPSGANYILIRPDEVAGEDVWQRLVDRGVLVRNCSSWPRLADCLRVTIGTPVENDAFLEALSSSLG; encoded by the coding sequence ATGGCACGCCCGCAGGTACGTGAGGACGTCGCCCTGATGGCCGGCTACCACTCACCGCAACTCGACGTGGCGGTGAGGCTCAACACCAACGAGGCGCCCGAGGCTCCACCGGCCGGATTCACAGCAGAGCTGGCAACAGCACTGGGTGACCTCGACTGGAATCGCTACCCCGACCGAGCCGCGCTCGATCTGCGCGCCGACATCGCGCGCCTCGAGTCCGCCGCGGCCGGCGGCAACCTGGATGCGGCCAGGGTGTTCGCAGCCAATGGCTCCAACGAGGTACTCCAGAGCATCTGCCTCGCCTATGGCGGCGCCGGGCGCACCGCCGTGACCTTCGAGCCCACCTATGCGCTTCACTCCCACATCGCCCGTGTGTGCGGCACCGATGTGGTCTCGGGCGAGCGCTCGAACGACTTCACCCTCGACATGGCCGAGGTGGAGCGGGTGGTCACCACCGAGTCGCCTTCGATCACCTTTCTGTGCTCGCCCAACAACCCCACCGGCGGCGTGGACGCACCCGAGGAGATCGCAGCGGTGCTGGAGATGGTGGAGTCGGTCGACGGCCTGCTCGTGGTCGACGAGGCCTACGGCCAGTTCGCACCCCACAGCGCCCTGTCGATGGTCGCCGAGGGGCGATCGCTCGCCGTCACCCGCACGTTCTCGAAGACCTGGTCCGCTGCCGCGCTGCGCCTCGGCTACCTGGTGGGGCCGACCTGGCTCATCGAGGAACTCGAGAAGGTGGTTCTGCCCTACCACCTCGACGCAGCCAAGCAGGTTGCCGGGCGCCTCGCCCTTCAGTTCGGAGACGAGATGGCAGCGCGCGTCGCCCACCTCGTCGAGGAACGCGGGCGCGTGGCTGAAGCGTTGGACGCCATGGCGGTCACCCAATGGCCATCGGGGGCCAACTACATCCTCATCCGACCCGACGAGGTAGCCGGCGAGGATGTCTGGCAGCGCCTGGTCGACCGCGGGGTGCTGGTGCGGAACTGCTCCAGCTGGCCGCGCCTGGCGGATTGCCTGCGGGTGACGATCGGCACTCCTGTCGAGAACGACGCGTTCCTCGAAGCGCTGAGCAGCTCGCTGGGCTGA